A single window of uncultured Methanospirillum sp. DNA harbors:
- the eif1A gene encoding translation initiation factor eIF-1A encodes MTETDGDSNTSPAPGVPGQPEADTIRVKLPNSRKGEQFAIAELMLGSFHIRVRSSDGVSRLGRIKGKMKRRVWIREGDIIIIVPWSFQDEKCDIIYRYTPPQRDWLRRNKYV; translated from the coding sequence ATAACAGAGACAGATGGCGATTCAAATACCAGTCCGGCACCCGGGGTTCCAGGACAACCTGAAGCGGATACTATACGAGTCAAACTTCCTAATAGCAGGAAGGGTGAACAGTTTGCGATTGCAGAACTGATGCTTGGGTCTTTTCATATACGTGTCCGTAGTTCTGATGGAGTAAGCCGCCTTGGAAGAATCAAGGGGAAGATGAAACGTCGTGTCTGGATTCGCGAAGGGGATATAATAATCATTGTTCCATGGTCATTCCAGGACGAGAAATGCGACATTATTTATCGATACACCCCTCCCCAGCGGGACTGGTTACGAAGAAATAAGTACGTATAA
- a CDS encoding RNA-binding protein, producing the protein MNGNKLYVGNLSYSTKENELTDLFSTYGQVVSAKIIENKGFAFVEMGSSDEAQAALDALNNADFGGRTLKIDEARPMQPRTNFGDNRGGSSSGGFNKRRY; encoded by the coding sequence ATGAACGGAAATAAGTTATACGTAGGCAATCTCTCCTATTCAACAAAAGAGAATGAACTCACAGATCTGTTTTCAACCTACGGTCAGGTCGTAAGTGCGAAAATCATCGAGAACAAAGGATTTGCATTTGTCGAGATGGGATCATCAGACGAAGCTCAGGCAGCTCTCGATGCGCTGAATAACGCCGATTTTGGCGGAAGAACGTTAAAAATTGACGAGGCACGCCCGATGCAGCCAAGGACAAACTTTGGCGATAACAGAGGCGGAAGTTCTTCCGGCGGCTTTAACAAAAGACGTTACTAA
- the cutA gene encoding divalent-cation tolerance protein CutA, producing MADQNPSDISVIYCTAPSDDSTRIARELLERRLVACVNITPVRSLYRWEGHLCDEHEDLLIIKTANHCIDDLISTIRAIHPYEVPEIIALPVSKGFSGYIDWVMNETV from the coding sequence ATGGCTGACCAGAACCCCTCTGATATCTCGGTTATCTACTGCACTGCCCCTTCTGATGATTCGACCAGGATCGCCCGGGAACTCCTGGAGCGCCGGCTGGTGGCCTGTGTAAACATCACGCCGGTTCGTTCCCTCTACCGGTGGGAAGGACATCTCTGTGATGAACACGAAGACCTACTCATCATTAAAACTGCGAACCATTGCATTGATGACCTTATTTCTACCATCAGGGCCATTCACCCGTATGAGGTACCTGAGATCATCGCACTGCCGGTCTCAAAAGGGTTTTCAGGATATATTGACTGGGTCATGAATGAGACTGTCTAA
- a CDS encoding PRC-barrel domain-containing protein → MKAVLARSLSHKQIMTNDGKAIGELRNLMVDFDTGQITDLIIEPDETYDTTGYQMDGDRMMVPFESVRDIKDFIVIDRYLSKM, encoded by the coding sequence ATGAAAGCGGTACTTGCACGGAGTCTCTCCCACAAGCAGATCATGACCAACGACGGGAAAGCCATCGGCGAGCTGCGCAACCTTATGGTTGATTTTGATACCGGACAGATAACTGATCTCATCATCGAACCGGACGAGACCTATGACACAACCGGATACCAGATGGATGGTGACCGGATGATGGTTCCATTCGAATCTGTTCGGGATATCAAGGATTTTATCGTGATTGACCGCTATCTCTCAAAAATGTGA
- a CDS encoding phosphoglycolate phosphatase: MLRAVITDIDGTLTDERRRLSTCAIETIRILQDNGIQVVLASGNTSCILKGLSKLIGTSGTFIGENGGVYRVGFTGELKILPNRQIALDALDLLTRHFQEQGITLDMYSPRERFADVAFARNVPVDEVRGLLANWNVSVLDTNFAIHIQEKGFSKGSTFRHIAGDLGIPQSEFLAIGDSENDTDMIQAAGMGCCVANAGQEVKQAAAYISSIPYGEGFVEVMTRFFPHIFER; this comes from the coding sequence GTGCTGCGAGCAGTCATCACAGATATAGACGGAACACTTACTGACGAGAGACGCAGGCTCAGTACGTGTGCAATAGAAACAATCAGAATACTTCAGGATAACGGGATTCAGGTGGTTCTCGCGAGTGGAAACACCTCCTGCATCCTCAAGGGTCTTTCCAAGCTTATCGGAACCAGCGGGACATTCATCGGCGAGAATGGCGGAGTATACAGGGTAGGATTTACCGGAGAACTAAAGATCCTTCCTAACCGCCAGATAGCCCTTGATGCCCTTGATCTCCTGACCAGACACTTTCAGGAGCAGGGGATCACACTTGACATGTACTCGCCGAGGGAACGGTTTGCAGATGTTGCATTTGCCCGCAATGTTCCGGTTGATGAGGTCAGAGGTCTTCTCGCCAACTGGAATGTCTCAGTTCTTGACACCAATTTTGCTATTCATATCCAGGAGAAGGGCTTTAGTAAAGGCTCCACCTTCAGACATATCGCTGGAGATCTCGGCATACCACAGTCAGAGTTTCTTGCCATCGGTGACTCTGAGAATGATACCGACATGATACAGGCTGCAGGTATGGGATGCTGCGTTGCAAATGCTGGACAGGAAGTAAAACAGGCTGCCGCGTATATCTCTTCGATTCCGTATGGAGAAGGATTTGTTGAGGTTATGACCCGGTTCTTCCCTCACATTTTTGAGAGATAG
- the radA gene encoding DNA repair and recombination protein RadA, with translation MNAKRLEIEDIPGVGPAIAEKLRDGGFLTIEGIATATPSTLSEAAEIGESTAKKMIKWCREQADIGGFKTGTEVFEARLLIKKLRTLVPEVDELLGGGFETQAISELYGEFGSGKSQIVHQLAVNVQLPEELGGLNGSVIYVDTENTFRPERIEQMVNGLEIEGADPQEFLKNIHVARAQTSDHQMLLIENTHELAEELKNQGKPVKLIIVDSLTGLFRSEYAGRGTLAERQQKLNRHMHDIFKLCDEYNAIGLVTNQVMSNPAVFFGDPTKPIGGNIVGHTATFRVYLRKSKGGKRIFRLVDSPNLPDGEATFLVEEGGLRAC, from the coding sequence ATGAATGCCAAAAGACTGGAGATCGAGGATATACCAGGTGTGGGACCTGCGATTGCAGAGAAACTTCGTGATGGAGGATTCCTGACGATCGAAGGGATTGCAACCGCTACCCCGTCAACACTCTCTGAAGCGGCTGAGATCGGAGAATCAACCGCCAAGAAGATGATCAAGTGGTGCCGGGAACAGGCAGACATAGGAGGTTTCAAGACCGGGACCGAGGTCTTTGAAGCACGACTTCTTATTAAGAAACTCAGGACCCTGGTTCCGGAAGTTGATGAACTTCTGGGAGGCGGATTTGAGACACAGGCAATTTCAGAACTCTACGGTGAGTTCGGTTCAGGTAAATCCCAGATCGTCCATCAGCTTGCAGTGAACGTCCAGCTCCCGGAGGAACTTGGCGGACTCAATGGCTCGGTCATCTACGTGGACACCGAGAATACCTTCAGACCTGAACGTATCGAACAGATGGTAAATGGACTTGAGATCGAAGGTGCCGACCCACAGGAGTTTCTCAAGAACATCCATGTGGCCCGGGCCCAGACCTCTGATCACCAGATGCTCCTTATTGAGAATACTCATGAACTTGCAGAAGAACTCAAGAATCAGGGAAAGCCGGTAAAACTGATCATCGTGGACTCACTCACCGGTCTCTTCAGGTCAGAGTATGCAGGCAGGGGAACCCTGGCTGAACGTCAGCAGAAACTGAACCGACATATGCATGATATCTTTAAACTTTGCGACGAGTACAACGCAATCGGGCTCGTCACCAACCAGGTAATGTCAAACCCGGCCGTCTTCTTCGGTGACCCGACAAAACCGATCGGAGGAAACATCGTCGGACACACGGCAACATTCAGGGTCTATCTGAGAAAGAGCAAGGGAGGAAAGCGTATCTTCAGACTGGTGGACAGTCCAAACCTGCCAGATGGTGAAGCTACATTCCTCGTGGAAGAGGGTGGCCTCAGGGCCTGTTAA
- a CDS encoding OB-fold nucleic acid binding domain-containing protein, whose translation MVRYHYALVDDLISREEFDKRIEKKIEDCGNLADEVAAALLVVRDLGRSHVKIKGLRGRSSLFCFYAKILACSDVKEFDRPEGNKGLVARVTVADETGQTDLVFWDEQAAAISESFEAGEVVEVIGRHGKSLKEIQPLNLRKTHVEIDCEMTPKEHKQPERKDTNLLIISLQPVKSFTRKDGTSGEMISGIVGDTTGTARLLCWDAAMLTGCTPGMAVSAYGILEKEGDFGGREIVIDENTLIAPAEERPDIPHTPLGDVKPDQTVTVSGDLVQVQPPRPFTRRDGTSSWVRNVRISDGTATLPLVLWDDEASRSLLAGEKVIAYHVPARVGRTGETELSVGRGSCLLIVPDENGERISIDGTVIETPTGKVIDDGVQAFLIEGPYQHGTEITLHGIVSGKRLFIDGNEKSNISLEVVQADLGQLLQSLG comes from the coding sequence GTGGTAAGGTACCACTACGCACTCGTTGATGATCTGATCAGCAGGGAAGAGTTTGACAAGAGGATCGAGAAGAAGATCGAGGACTGCGGAAACCTTGCCGATGAAGTGGCTGCTGCCCTGCTAGTTGTCAGGGATCTGGGCCGTTCCCATGTGAAGATCAAGGGATTACGTGGCAGATCCTCGCTCTTCTGCTTTTATGCAAAGATCCTTGCCTGCTCGGACGTAAAGGAGTTTGACCGGCCTGAAGGGAACAAGGGCCTTGTCGCACGGGTAACTGTCGCTGACGAGACAGGGCAGACCGATCTTGTCTTCTGGGACGAACAGGCAGCAGCAATCAGCGAGTCGTTCGAGGCAGGAGAGGTTGTCGAGGTGATCGGCAGGCACGGAAAGAGCCTGAAGGAGATTCAACCCCTCAACCTGCGTAAGACCCATGTCGAGATAGACTGTGAGATGACTCCGAAGGAGCACAAGCAGCCTGAACGAAAGGACACCAATCTCCTGATCATCAGCCTGCAGCCAGTTAAATCATTCACAAGAAAGGACGGAACAAGCGGCGAGATGATCAGCGGGATCGTCGGCGATACTACAGGAACTGCACGGCTCCTCTGTTGGGATGCAGCGATGCTCACTGGCTGTACACCGGGAATGGCTGTGAGTGCATATGGCATTCTTGAAAAGGAAGGGGATTTTGGTGGCAGGGAGATCGTGATCGATGAGAACACCCTGATCGCCCCTGCAGAAGAGCGGCCGGATATCCCGCACACACCCCTCGGGGATGTGAAACCCGACCAGACCGTGACAGTTTCAGGGGACCTTGTGCAGGTCCAGCCTCCCCGCCCGTTCACGAGGCGGGACGGGACCTCTTCATGGGTACGGAATGTCAGGATATCTGATGGAACTGCCACTCTTCCCCTCGTGCTCTGGGACGACGAGGCCTCACGGTCGCTTCTCGCCGGTGAAAAGGTGATCGCCTACCATGTTCCTGCACGGGTAGGCAGAACCGGGGAGACCGAACTATCAGTGGGACGGGGAAGCTGCCTGCTCATCGTCCCTGACGAGAACGGGGAGCGGATCAGCATAGATGGGACGGTCATCGAGACACCCACGGGCAAGGTCATCGACGACGGCGTGCAGGCATTCCTGATCGAGGGACCATACCAGCACGGGACCGAGATCACCCTTCACGGAATTGTGAGTGGGAAAAGGCTGTTTATTGACGGTAATGAGAAAAGCAACATTTCTCTGGAGGTTGTTCAGGCTGACCTCGGGCAGTTACTTCAGAGCCTCGGATGA
- the lysA gene encoding diaminopimelate decarboxylase: MTLPEHISIKDRHLWINGCDAVELAFKYGTPLYVTDEDRIRANFHGYKKALTARYPAIRILYAAKANGNPAILKILAQEGAGADVFSSGELNIALQTGMKPEYLLFNGSSKTEADHRLAVEKGVRVSLDSIDELMQLDRIAGEAGKIVEISFRVNPAIDVPTHPKIATGLATSKFGIPAVAITEAYAQALACNHVIPVGIHCHIGSQILSVEPFAKEAQVLMEVVAELHKMGVKFKFVDLGGGLGVCYEHTGDPAPAFAAYADAVMPEITATFTRLGISPEIWIEPGRSMVCDSTILLTKVNSVKKAHKTFVNVDAGFNTLIRPAMYDSYHEVVVANQAGEKPEETYTITGPICETGDILAHDRELPAVRAGDLIALLDAGAYGYSMASQYNGRGRCAEVLVKGKESALMRRAETLEDLLAAVVTPPWL; the protein is encoded by the coding sequence ATGACCCTTCCGGAGCACATCTCTATCAAAGACCGACACCTCTGGATCAACGGGTGCGATGCAGTAGAACTCGCGTTCAAGTATGGCACCCCCCTGTACGTCACAGACGAGGACCGGATCAGGGCAAACTTTCACGGATACAAGAAGGCTCTCACAGCCCGCTATCCCGCCATCAGAATCCTCTATGCTGCAAAGGCAAACGGAAATCCTGCCATCCTGAAGATCCTTGCACAGGAGGGGGCAGGAGCAGATGTCTTCTCATCAGGAGAACTTAACATCGCCCTGCAGACAGGGATGAAACCTGAGTACCTCCTCTTTAACGGAAGTTCAAAGACCGAGGCAGATCACCGGCTTGCAGTTGAGAAAGGGGTCAGAGTATCACTCGATTCCATCGATGAGCTGATGCAGCTCGACCGGATCGCAGGTGAGGCAGGAAAGATCGTCGAGATCTCGTTCAGGGTGAACCCTGCGATCGATGTTCCGACCCACCCGAAGATCGCTACCGGACTTGCAACATCCAAGTTCGGTATCCCGGCAGTCGCAATCACCGAGGCATATGCCCAGGCACTCGCATGTAACCATGTAATCCCGGTCGGGATACACTGTCACATCGGGTCGCAGATCCTCTCTGTCGAGCCATTTGCCAAAGAGGCACAGGTGCTGATGGAGGTTGTGGCAGAGCTCCACAAGATGGGAGTGAAATTTAAGTTCGTCGACCTCGGTGGCGGTCTTGGTGTCTGCTACGAGCACACCGGCGATCCGGCACCGGCGTTTGCCGCCTATGCAGATGCTGTCATGCCCGAGATCACGGCGACATTCACAAGACTTGGGATCTCACCGGAGATCTGGATAGAGCCAGGCAGGTCAATGGTCTGCGATTCAACTATCCTGCTTACAAAAGTCAACTCAGTGAAAAAGGCACACAAAACCTTCGTGAACGTGGATGCAGGGTTTAACACGCTGATCAGACCTGCAATGTATGACTCGTACCACGAGGTTGTGGTTGCAAACCAGGCGGGAGAAAAGCCGGAAGAGACATACACCATCACCGGCCCGATATGTGAGACAGGTGACATCCTTGCCCATGACCGGGAACTTCCTGCTGTCCGGGCAGGCGATCTCATAGCCCTCCTTGATGCCGGGGCGTATGGCTACTCAATGGCATCACAGTACAATGGCCGGGGTCGCTGCGCTGAAGTACTGGTGAAAGGAAAGGAGTCAGCCCTGATGCGAAGGGCTGAGACACTCGAAGACCTGCTGGCAGCCGTGGTAACTCCCCCGTGGCTGTAA
- a CDS encoding LL-diaminopimelate aminotransferase — MFAKRIDNLPPYLFARIDEMKAKKRGEGVDVIDLGVGDPDLPTPPHIVQALIDAAQDPDNHHYPSYLGMQAFREAVAGWYKHRFSVDLDPSSEIISLMGSKDGVAHIPEALVNPGDYVLVPSPGYPVYSTGALFSEGKVHEMPLLRENKFLPDLDAIPKDVAKKSKLMWINYPNNPTSAIAPPKFFEEVVQFARENEIVVVSDNAYSEVSFDGYKAPSFLETDGASEVGIEMHSLSKTYNMTGWRIGMAVGNKEIIRGLGVVKTNIDSGTFNPVQHAAIAALSGPQDCVAEACSIYQERRDVLVSGLQKLGFDIQAPKATFYVWLKVEDSMATAAKMLNEAGIVVTPGIGFGKSGEGYVRFAITRSVDRIREAIDRMESVSW; from the coding sequence ATGTTTGCAAAACGGATCGATAACCTCCCCCCGTACCTCTTCGCCCGCATCGACGAGATGAAGGCAAAGAAACGCGGCGAAGGGGTGGATGTCATCGACCTCGGGGTTGGAGATCCCGACCTTCCCACCCCGCCCCATATTGTGCAGGCACTCATCGATGCTGCACAGGATCCAGACAATCATCATTACCCCTCATACCTCGGGATGCAGGCATTCCGTGAGGCAGTCGCCGGATGGTACAAGCACCGGTTCTCTGTTGATCTCGACCCGTCATCAGAGATCATCTCCCTGATGGGATCAAAGGACGGGGTTGCCCACATCCCTGAAGCACTTGTCAACCCGGGCGACTACGTCCTCGTCCCAAGCCCCGGATACCCGGTGTACTCAACCGGAGCGCTCTTCTCAGAGGGAAAAGTCCATGAGATGCCACTCCTTCGTGAGAATAAATTCCTCCCTGACCTCGATGCAATTCCAAAAGATGTTGCAAAGAAGTCAAAACTCATGTGGATCAACTACCCGAACAACCCGACCTCCGCCATCGCTCCCCCCAAATTCTTTGAAGAGGTTGTGCAGTTTGCACGTGAGAATGAGATCGTGGTCGTGAGTGACAACGCGTACTCTGAAGTCTCCTTTGATGGATACAAGGCTCCCTCATTCCTGGAGACTGACGGGGCATCAGAGGTGGGTATCGAGATGCACTCACTCTCCAAGACCTACAATATGACCGGCTGGCGTATCGGAATGGCAGTCGGGAACAAGGAGATCATCAGGGGTCTTGGAGTCGTCAAGACCAACATCGACTCGGGAACCTTCAACCCGGTGCAGCATGCCGCCATCGCAGCACTTTCAGGCCCCCAGGACTGCGTTGCAGAGGCGTGTTCCATCTACCAGGAACGCCGTGACGTCCTGGTATCGGGCCTGCAGAAACTCGGGTTCGATATCCAGGCACCAAAGGCAACCTTCTATGTCTGGCTGAAGGTCGAAGACAGTATGGCAACCGCTGCAAAGATGCTGAACGAGGCAGGAATTGTCGTCACCCCGGGCATCGGTTTCGGTAAATCAGGCGAAGGATACGTCAGGTTCGCAATCACCAGATCTGTTGACCGGATTCGCGAAGCTATAGACAGGATGGAGTCGGTATCATGGTAA